A window from Peromyscus eremicus chromosome 1, PerEre_H2_v1, whole genome shotgun sequence encodes these proteins:
- the LOC131902204 gene encoding olfactory receptor 14A2-like, with amino-acid sequence MFNVTAITEFILMGFSDIQELQTLCGVLFLGMYMAAVISNLIIITLITIDLQLQTPMYFFLKNVSLLDVFFVSVPIPNFFVNSLTHNNSISTLGCVFQVFLMTSFAAGEVFVLTAMSYDRYVAICSPLHYDVIMNGGACVLMVGVSWATGALFGAIYTAGTFSMPFCGSNVIPEFFCAISSLLRISCPQTLLGIYMSLGIGVCVGISCFICVVISYFYIFSTVLKIPTTKGQSKAFSTCVPHLTVLTVFIATACFVYLKPPSDVPSITDRLFSALYTVLPPALNPLIYSLRNSDVKCALRRLQQNLCPRGSLHLKLQSIFSVV; translated from the coding sequence ATGTTCAATGTCACTGCAATAACTGAATTCATCCTCATGGGGTTCTCTGACATCCAGGAGCTACAGACTTTATGTGGAGTGCTCTTCCTAGGGATGTACATGGCAGCTGTAATAAGCAATCTCATCATCATCACTCTTATCACCATTGACCTGCAGCTTCAAacacccatgtacttcttcttgaagaatgtgtccttgttggatgtcttctttgtgtctgttcccattcCAAATTTCTTTGTCAATAGCCTAACTCACAACAATTCCATTTCCACTCTTGGTTGTGTCTTCCAGGTATTTTTAATGACTTCATTTGCAGCAGGAGAagtatttgtcctgactgccatgtcctatgaccgctatgttGCCATTTGCAGTCCTCTGCACTATGATGTCATTATGAATGGTGGTGCCTGTGTTCTTATGGTGGGTGTTTCCTGGGCTACTGGGGCACTCTTTGGAGCCATATATACAGCTGGCACATTTTCCATGCCTTTCTGTGGCTCCAATGTGATCCCAGAGTTTTTCTGTGCTATTTCCTCATTGCTAAGGATTTCATGCCCCCAAACACTTTTGGGCATTTATATGAGTCTTGgaattggtgtgtgtgtaggcatatcTTGCTTTATCTGTGTGGTGATCTCTTACTTTTACATATTCTCCACTGTGCTTAAGATTCCTACTACTAAAGGTCAGTCCAAAGCATTTTCCACGTGCGTCCCCCACCTCACTGTTCTCACTGTTTTCATAGCTACTGCTTGCTTTGTCTACCTGAAGCCTCCCTCAGATGTACCATCAATCACAGACAGGCTCTTTTCTGCGCTCTACACTGTGCTGCCTCCAGCACTGAATCCTTTGatctacagcctgaggaacagTGATGTCAAGTGTGCTCTGAGGAGGTTACAGCAAAATCTCTGCCCAAGGGGTTCACTTCATTTAAAACTTCAAAGTATTTTTTCAGTGGTATAG